The Nematostella vectensis chromosome 6, jaNemVect1.1, whole genome shotgun sequence region CTCGACGAAAACGTGGATAAGGTGGGTGGTACTGAATCTAAGAATGATGAGTGAAATGTGCACCAAAGTAAGATAGAAAATACATAATCAATAAATACCAAATCTCAAAATGCAAACAGATTATTTCAGTTATATGTGAAATGACTAGGAAAAGAAATAAGGAATAGAAGGCTTCCAAAATGCAAACAGATGGTTTTAGTCAGATATGAAACTTAGCAAAGAAATAGAAGGCTTCGTAGTGTTTAAAGAAAAGGATCCATACCCAGTTGACAATAACAATGTAGAGGCATTGTAGCAGGCGTGTTGAAGACATTTCAAGGTTAAATGGGGAAAATAATGTGGCAATAGACAAGACATTTAAGGCTCATTAACTGAGAGGTACCTATATGTGTCGCTTCACAAACTGTATAAGCTTTGCAAAGAATTTGAATCCTTAAATGATGTGGGGGGTAGAATTACTCAATAGAGCTAATCCTTTGGATCTCGCAAATGAATGGGAGAAGCGAGTATCTTTATGACATGCACCAAAGGCAAGTTCAGTTCCAGTTTATTCTAAAAGTGCATTTTCTGaattaaatataataatatatgcTTTTACAGAGGGTGGCAATTTACAAAACTGTGTAGTTGATAAAAGTTAACATTACCAGTAGTATTACCAAGAAAACATAACAAACTTAAAGAAGTTTTATGGATAATATATTATCATTCGACAAATGAAAGATGCGGTTGAGGACTAAATCGACTAAATTGACTATGTTACTCATATGCTACTATGATGGCGTCAACTTGTTCATCGAAAAAAATCTCGCTCTGTCGCCGCTCTAAAGCTTTTTCGATTTGCACGGTAATGCATTTTTCAGTGCATGATTGGTATTATATTTGCTAAAGCTCTTTACGTCATGCATTTTTTTGCGACTTGCAAGTGAAAAATGAAGAGATTTGTTAAAATCGACTTTTGGTGCAGGACTAGGAGATAATGTTAATTGCAGAGGATGCTGCTACATGTGACAAAAACGCACTTGTGACTTGGTTTTATTTATTCGAGACAAGCAAGAGAAACATTACATGGCACGGAAACTTTGTTATTTTCTCTAAGACGGAAGACATTCTCTAGGTTATTTTTTGTCAAGTAAATTAATTATCTCGGTTTACCAAAATTATCATCATATCTAATCCCatttgcaaaatcccgcgagCGGAAATCATCAGCGATGGGCTTTACCCTGATGTACCAGTAGCGGATTTAGGGGGGAGGTTTAgagggtttaacccccccccccccctttgggctgccagaaagtcttatgtaacaaaaaaattaccccctccTCTCTTTGTCACTTAGCCACTAATCACTCCCCATAAACATAATAAATAACAGCATTTACCACGCATGGTCATCAACATCTTGAATAAGAAAAACATTAGCTGCCAGCGACAACGGCGATCATGACGCATTGTCATTGTCGCCTTcattactatcatcatcaccatcataatcatcacaatcatcatcaacatcaccatcatcatcatcaataataACGACAAAAACTACCACACACCATCATATTATCATTCTTggccattatcatcatcatataatTACAATTCAGCTTTGTCGTCATTTATCAAAAcatcatattattttaactCTCGCGCGATCCACAAACCCCGGTTTTAAGTTTCAAACTCTGGTCTGTTACCTCTAGCGAGCAAGAGCAGTGTTTAGTTAAGCGCATCACTGTGCTTGTTTGGCCTATACGGTAAGGGCACACCCATATATGCTAGCCTTCATTTATCGATTGTCTTCCCAAGGACCTTCATATCCTTACCTAGACAAACTCAAGTCCTTAAACAAATGATCTGAACTTGGACTATGGTGCTGCCTAGTTTTACACCGCTTTTGTTCGCAATCCAAACACACCCCGTCACTTAGTTAACtcttgtttacaaaacacgGCGCCTAAACTTGAATACTGACAAGAAAGCCTACAGAGCATGCGCAGACACAGTTCAGCCATGCGCAGTGCGCAAGTTAATTAGACCTGAACAAGTAGCCCCTTCAAAATAGCGTGTGCCCAGAGGTTGTTTTATTACTTGTCAAGGCGCTAGATACACTCAGCTAACGCTTGTATTGACATTCCAGCGTTGCGCCGTGGTGACATGAGTGCTTTAGGACAAAGTACTAAATATTGTACTTATCGAATTTGAGTGCGCATGTCGTGATAATGTCATATGGCATGAGTTTTCATACTGAGGTGTATTTAGAGCTAACATAGACTTCTAGACGTCATTGTAGACAGGCTACAAGATGTTTCTCGTCATATGGAGGTTTTGGAGTTCGAGATTAAAAGTTTAGATTAAACGCGAATCAGCATGCGACGAGGAGTCCGAGGTGCCATGTACCGGAAGTAATATTGTTTTCGCGGCTGCTGGACCTCTAATCAATCGTTAAACTCAGATTCAAGTCTGATTATACCCCATTTTAGAACCCACATTTAGTCTATTATCGCCAGAGCTAAAAGCACTTAATTCACGAACATTAGCATTTTAAATAACTATGATCAACATAAAAGTTTTTCGCAAATACTTTGCTTCTCCTTTACAAGTTGCTAAAAATAAACACGAGATAAATTAGATCACGACATTAGGCGGCGAGAGTACTGGATTGACTCATCCTAAGACATCCCAATTTTCGCTTGATCGTAACAAAGTACCGGTTGAAACATGTAGAAATACGAGTTTATCGGTATGCAAAGATTTCAAGCCTCTGGTCAGAAGGCTTTTGGAATTTGTCAAATCGGATGTGAGGATCGCAGGACATCGGAAGTTGTCTTCACAAAATTGCCGCTTAATTTCATCAGCCTTCCGTACCCTCATGACCTCGTCAATGCCCGACTAGTGTCCGCGACTAAGCTTTTTacataataattataatagggCAAATGGCGAGAAGGAAGGCTGTCAGATAGCTAGCTTTGTAGAGTGATTGTTTGTAAAGAGATCTCGCGATTTTTAACCTAGGGGTAAAAGCCCTACGCGCAAACCAAACAATTCGCACTGGAAGTGTCAAAGAAACGGCGCCGCAGAAGTATTTTTTGCCCTGAAGATGGCGATGAGTAACAGGAGCCTAGAATAGAGTAGCCTTAGACGTTTTGCTCTCTTCAAGCAGGAAGGGATAATCTCCGTGTCAGGGAAAGCGACTAAGCTTCTTATGCAAATTGTGGAAAATGTCCAGAATGATGATTATGCAAATCCGGACCATAAAAACAACTGCTTTGTCTGAGCCCTTTATTCTCAGTAGAAAAAGACCGGAAGTGCCATTGAGAGTGTGTCTGCATAAAGCAATATGGTCTTTTCATTCCGATAATCCAGCACTTTGGGTCATTTGAGACGCGCGTTGATAATTTGGAGTAACACAAAGCACACGTCAAGTAAACTCCACGCTCACCCCCACAACCAAACCCGTCTATCCGAGCGCGCGCACTCGCACCAACAAACGTACACAAACTGAATATAAAAATAGGCGTActggtgacgtcacaactGACAATCTCAAACGAGCCTTAAGTATAATAAGTAAGTACATTTGCAAGGTGTAACGATGTCCGCGATACAATTATACTACACTCCACAATACTACAAGATACCGACTTAAAGAATACTTCGTAAAAAGTTAGCAGCCAGTTTGTGTGGAATCACACGCGCATCTTTGCTCGAGTTGTAGATGGAACTCTAGTTTATCGGGGACTCTGTGTATTGGTTTACTGTACAATGTCCGTATGATTAGCCCACCGGAAGCATTCCTTCATTTCCTGCGAGCTTTGGCATAAGGACGGTGTACACGGAACTCTCGCTTCGCTCTACGGATTTCCATTTTATATCACTCGTTTTTTCTAGTTTTTGCTCGGGATAGCTAGGCAATAGGTAAGCTAAATCACCTTAGGCTCTTAGTTTTCACACTTTGCTAATTTACCGAGTCAAGTTCGCTTTTGATGCCGTATTTTGATTAGCGTAACGTTAATTGATGTAAGCTTGAATCGTGCCAGGTCATTCCCTGAGGTTCAGAAATCAATGTGTGTTTTTTCTCTACTTTTAGACCATCACCTGTAACTCGCACCGGAGTTGGAAACTGATGAAGACTTTTGAGATACTTGCGCAAAACTTTTGGCACTTTTGTTGGATTTGAGGGTGATTTGAACGGGAGATCAGATGTTTCATGGCGCTTAAAAACACGGTGACACTCACTGAAAATCCTTTTGAAAACGCCGTAATATGGGAGAAAAGAGATCCCGTAAAGGAGTCCAAACATCGGCTACGACACACAAAGAACGGGGACAAGATCGATACGATAGCCATAGGCAAGGACGAGGACAGCGACGAATATGATTATTGCATCCTTAAAGCTGCCACGAAAGGATCCAATCCACTACCCCGAATACTACCAAGTGACCGAGAAATAAGGACACACATTTCGAGTTCGAGTTATAATACCTTTGCTAAAAGGCACACGGGTGGACCTGTGTACTCCGTGTCTGCTAGGACTGTTACGAGAACTCCAGTATCGCCGACTTCTCCGAGTTGTAAACACTCGGATCTCTCTGCTAGGATTCGCACTAATGCGAACCAAGGCAAACAAAGTGTTGATGAAGAAGACGTTCAATTATTTTGCTGTGGTCGAACGGTGGAATCACTCGTTGATACAGCGACATGTATGTGTTGTGTAAAAGGTGCGTTGTATCATTGTACTAAAGATAGTGACGATGAAGCGTTCACAACTGAGGACCCTTGCTCGTGCGAACAGGATCTACCGAGGCGCACATGCGTTACGAGGTGGATGTGTATAGCTCTGTGTTCAATATTTCTGCCATGTATACTATGTTATTTCCCGGCAAGAGGTTGCCTTCAGGTCTGTACCTGCTATAGAAGACAGAGAATCGCCAGCTCACGGCGACCAAAACACAGAGTTCGGAAATCTGAGATATTGTAGCGAGTTCTCTCTCCCCCAAAAGATTTATAATTTATAATCTAGGCTCATATTGAGCGATCTGAAAATTCGTCTATCAAATATATGCTTTTATTTATGGCTTTTCTTGTACATATTAAATTTGATGAAAGATGGTTTGCTTCACGTTTTGACTATGCTGGCTACAGTGTTCTGCTGTGTTTTATGCTTGTTATAGGGTTATAGGTGAGTAGGTCATAAAATCCACACATATATTAcgtaaaaaaacacacttttTTATATTCGTTGGATCAAGAACATCCCACCTAGTGCCGATTGAAGTCTTGGGGATAATCGGAAATAACTCTAGGCCGTGCGGTAGTGGATTGCTGTAAGCCAATAGTTGGATCACTTTTAGCCACACATTTAGCAACACAGGATGTAGGGTTGAGCTTGCTTGACGTAGTCAAACTAATTACGGGAGGCCCTCCAAAAATACGCTCAGAGAGCCCATCTAAGAATTTACATGACAGTTACGGGTATTTAGGATATTAGGCCGTGCTTGCGCGTGCTCTGCTTTTTTTTGCGAGCCAACTTTATAGCATCATCTTCGGATTTTCATTTAGGGGTTTATTTCCGTCATAGATAGACGTTTTTGGCACATTACGAGCTTTTAACGAGTATACCAACCAGACGGTTGAGCAAACGAGCAGGGTTTTGGATCTGTTCTGTCTCAACTCGCTAATTGCTCACAAACTATGCCATCAGCATTTCCACATCTTAGACGAATCTTTAATGCTTTCAATTTGACAATGTAAACATAAAGCCAAATGATCCGTAAGTGAAGGAATTAAGAAACCCTACCCCTCTGCGTTCCATTATCCCGCTTTCTTTTTACGTTCAACTTGAGCTTGTGTGTTTTCGAATAAAAAATTTTTGTTCATTCCAGTCCCTATTTTTCTGTTATTATTCTGACGGTTAATTTATTGCTTTGTCAAACATAATCACGGGTCTCCACGGGATGGGTATAAGAAACGCGATTAGAGaggaagaaaaataaaaccctCAAATAAATCAAGTTCTCTGTCCCTTTTCAACCCTCGGACACTTGTTATTCACTAATGATTGCTGATTTCCGAGTGGAAGCCACGCTCTGCGTATTCTCTTTATGTTACTTTCGGCTATGTAAAATGACAACGTCCATCGTAAATGATTGATCGCTTTTACATCATACGAAGCCTGAAGATATTTGTGCTAAATTTCGCTTTTATGCCtatgaaaataatttcaaaGTTTTTTATTTGCGTGGCCAACTACTGACTCCAACGTGATGATTTTATCATAGCGTTTGCTTTTGTATTCAAGAGATTAGACTTTGCAACAATATTATATGAAGGGCGACTATTCCCAGAGAAAAGAGTGAAACTGCTATGGAAACCACTTCAAACCCATAGAAGCATACATTTATAaagattaataaaaaaaggtcTAATTTAACAGCATAGCGATGCTTTGGAATAGCCTCGAGGGCAACTGTAACTAAAGTACATTTTGAGGTAATAGAAAAGTTCCGTGATACCTGACTCTATTTCCAACAAAGCCTAAAAAAATAAGCGAATTTAACGTCTTTATTAGTTCTAGCACAGATAATAAAATGAGCGAGTTTTACGGCTTCGGGCCCTGTGCTTCGTCGGGGCGGGTTTGCGGTCGGTCGTTAAACCCAATAAATCAGTGCGTAACCTTTTGACTCGTTATTCCTGTGATAGTTTGTAGTGATGATAGCTAGGGTTGTAACGGGATGGAGTGGGGGCAGAATTCGTGCACGGGCGCGAGGACGGTCGTCGCTTTAGTCGCACTAGCCTTCATACATTTAGAGGAATATGATGTCGAATATAATTTTTTGTATAATAAACAAACCCCTTTATTTTGGACTACAACGACAAATAAAGGCAAGGTGGGATATTTTCTCCCTTCTCTACCGATGTATGTGCGCATGTTTGTAGGGGATTTCTCTCGTCCAATTCTTGCTTGTACACTTGTTTGTACTGTTTTTTCTCTCTTCTCTCTACCTATATTATACTAGCGTGTGCGCATGTTTGAACAGGATATTTCCTCCCTTTTCTCTACGATACTATCTTGCGCGTATGTTTCTACgggatattttctttttctatctcATCAATACTAGCGTGTGCGCATGTTGTACATGACATTTTCTCCCTTTTCTCTACGGCACTATCTTGCGCGTATGTTTCTATGGGATATTTGCTTCTCTAACTCATCGATACTAGCTTGTGCGCATGTTGTACAGGATATTTTCTCCCTTTTCTCTAGATACTATCTTGCGCGTATGTTTCTACGGgatattttcttcttctaaCTCATTGTAGCTTATGCGCATGTATGAACGGGACATATTCTCCCCTTTCTCTACCGATACTAGCTTGTGCGCATGTTTGTACAGATGTATTCTCCCTTCACTCTACCGATACTAGATTGTGCGCATGTTTGTACGGGATATTTGCTCGCTTCTCTCTACCGATACTAGCTTGTGCGCATGTGTGAACGGGACATATTCTCCCCTTTATCTACCGATACTAGCTTGTGCGCATGTGTGAACGGGATGTATTCTCCCCTTTATCTACCGATGTTAGCTTGTGCGCATGTGTGAACGGGACATATTCTCCCTTTCTCTAGCGATGCCAGCTTGTGCGCATGTGTGAACGGCACATATTCTTTCCTTTCTCTACCGATACTAGCTTGTGCGCATGTGTAAACGGGACATTCTCCCCTTTCTCTAGCGGTGCCAGCTTGTGCACATGTGTGAACGGGACATATTCTTCCCTTTCTCTACCCATACTAGCTTGTGCGCATGTGTGAACGGGACATATTCTTCCCTTTCTCTACCCATACTAGCTTGTGCGCATGTGTGAACGGGATGTATTCTCCCTTCTCTCTACCGATACTAGCTTGTGAGCAAATCTGTACGGGAAGCTAAGATGCTGTTTAGCAGTTGGAAATTATTGACTAGAGTTCGTAGAATATTGAGCATCGCAATAAAGGAGATGAAGCGAAGAGATTAGAAGTGCTTTTTATAGACAAACAGGAAATGAGTGGGATTACTTAACGCTAGTTAAGGCACCAGGCCAAGGGCAAGCAGAGGTAtattggtgaaaaaaaaaacaataaaaaaaccgGTTGCTTTTGATGAAGCCAGTCCAAAACGGTGGTAAACATAGTTTTGTTTAACAATTTCGACCGTTTCGCATCCGTTTTTCTATTTCATAAGTTCTCAAAATTCGGCCCAAAAGTTGTTCAACCTTGATACTCAATATGTGTACTTTGAAATTCTTTCCCTAGTTAGTATGATGGCCAATTCCAATGCTTTTGAATTAGCGTATTTCATTATCGAAGAAGGTAAGATATTTAGAGTATAGCCATGCAATGGAAAACAACTTTTTGTGATATTGATCGCATTCTATTTTGATTtcaaaaaacaatatttcatAAGGCATCCGGTCAACTCGCCACCTACCCAACAAGTAGTGGCGCGTTAACCAATAGTATCGCATTAACCAATATTGGTGGCGAGTTTATCAATAGTGGCGGCGAGTTAACCAATAGTGGCGGCGAGTTAATCAATAGTGGTGGCGAGTTTACATTTGCATGTCTCTTTACACGATAAAATTCAATAAGTTTGGGTAGAAgaccaaaatataaaaaaacgcgCTGGACGGAATTGTTTCCTGGAGTACATTGGAacaacctggattttacgatactggattttacgatGACGTTCCTTTCTCCCGGCGGATATACAGTGAATGTTTGAGAAATTACGTCGATCTAACGATATTGGACACAACGATATTCTCAAATTTTACGATACAACTTTGTTCTCCTCATCGTAATTTTGACCTCATACAACGATATTGCTGATTCTGTCTAtcaaaaatagagaaaaactCAAAACACCACACACGAACAGTACAGTTAATCGATTTTCTTGACTTGACAGATCTTGTTAAATGCAGATTCAGTTTACAGAGAGTAACTGTACAGTCTTGCACAGAGTACAGTtgcaattttattattttgtaaaagttgataattaacccgacctcgcaacaacgatattttcaatggatttttctctatatcgtaaaatcgaggacctCTTTTCAACGATACCGTAAAATCAAGGACGATATCGCAAAATCAAGGATCCACTGTATATAGACTTAGGATTTCGTAATTATTTATTGCGATCCTTCAGGGATCGATTACATATTGGGTCATTATATACAAcaaaaagaacaacaacaacagcaacagcaaccgCAAcctcatgatgatgatgatgataataataataaaaagccccgcactaccaagcccAACACTACCAAGCCATACACTAACAAGCCCCACACTAGCAAACCcc contains the following coding sequences:
- the LOC5521469 gene encoding protein sprouty, translating into MALKNTVTLTENPFENAVIWEKRDPVKESKHRLRHTKNGDKIDTIAIGKDEDSDEYDYCILKAATKGSNPLPRILPSDREIRTHISSSSYNTFAKRHTGGPVYSVSARTVTRTPVSPTSPSCKHSDLSARIRTNANQGKQSVDEEDVQLFCCGRTVESLVDTATCMCCVKGALYHCTKDSDDEAFTTEDPCSCEQDLPRRTCVTRWMCIALCSIFLPCILCYFPARGCLQVCTCYRRQRIASSRRPKHRVRKSEIL